One genomic window of Streptomyces sp. NBC_01498 includes the following:
- a CDS encoding SLOG family protein, with the protein MSDRPYRILVTGSRDWTDHDVVRSALVVAIYQNVPAVIIHGACPSGADAMASWWVRRYRHLGVTEERHPAQWRTHGRGAGPIRNQHMVHLGADACLAFIRNGSRGATGCADLAETAGIPVRRWTA; encoded by the coding sequence ATGAGCGACCGCCCGTACCGGATTCTCGTCACCGGCTCCCGCGACTGGACCGACCACGACGTGGTCCGCAGCGCCCTCGTCGTCGCGATCTACCAGAACGTGCCCGCGGTCATCATCCACGGCGCCTGCCCGTCCGGCGCCGACGCAATGGCCTCCTGGTGGGTCCGCCGCTACCGCCACCTCGGCGTCACCGAGGAGCGCCACCCCGCGCAGTGGCGCACCCACGGCCGCGGAGCCGGACCGATCCGCAACCAGCACATGGTCCACCTCGGCGCCGACGCCTGCCTGGCGTTCATCCGCAACGGAAGCCGCGGGGCCACCGGTTGCGCCGACCTCGCCGAAACCGCCGGAATCCCGGTCAGGCGGTGGACCGCATGA